In Bacteroidales bacterium, the following proteins share a genomic window:
- a CDS encoding sigma-70 family RNA polymerase sigma factor has translation MQIDRTNLDNVSVDIHRELIEQSKNGIRVAQYELYKLYSKAMYNICYRLLNNRNVAEDILQDTFIDAFTKLDLFRYESTFGAWLKQIAVNKCLNELNKTKTNFEFIDIENYDFAEENGAINEEELKMSVAKVKEATEQLPEGCRVVFSLYSFEGYDHQEIARILKISESTSKTQYMRAKQLIKEMLIKNNYATR, from the coding sequence TTGCAAATTGACAGAACAAATTTGGATAATGTATCGGTAGATATTCATCGCGAGCTTATTGAGCAAAGCAAAAACGGAATAAGAGTCGCACAGTACGAGCTTTATAAGCTATACTCTAAAGCCATGTATAATATTTGCTACCGGTTATTAAACAATAGAAATGTTGCAGAAGACATACTGCAAGACACATTTATTGATGCATTTACCAAACTTGATTTATTCCGTTATGAATCAACATTCGGAGCATGGCTAAAGCAGATAGCAGTGAACAAATGTTTGAACGAACTTAATAAAACAAAAACAAATTTTGAATTCATTGACATAGAAAATTATGATTTCGCAGAAGAAAATGGAGCAATAAATGAAGAAGAATTAAAAATGAGTGTAGCAAAAGTGAAAGAGGCAACGGAGCAATTGCCCGAAGGATGCAGAGTAGTTTTTTCTCTGTACAGCTTTGAAGGATACGACCATCAGGAAATAGCAAGGATTTTAAAAATAAGCGAATCAACATCGAAAACACAATATATGAGAGCAAAACAATTGATAAAAGAAATGTTAATTAAAAATAATTATGCAACCCGATAA
- a CDS encoding YggS family pyridoxal phosphate-dependent enzyme produces MSIKENLTNLKLQIPGNVKLIVVSKTKSIKEITEVYDSGHKIFGENKVQELVEKHTQLPQDIEWHFIGHLQTNKVKQIAPFVNLIHGIDSMKLLFEVDKEAKKNNRIIDCLLQFHIATEDTKFGFNYYEVEELLSSMAYRESKNIRLTGVMGMATFTSDKDLIQKEFKELKRYFDNLKTSYFANSNHFKEISAGMSDDFQIAIEEGSTMVRIGTAIFGERNKS; encoded by the coding sequence ATGTCAATAAAAGAAAATTTAACCAATCTGAAATTACAAATTCCCGGAAATGTTAAATTAATTGTGGTTTCAAAAACAAAATCAATAAAAGAAATTACTGAAGTTTATGATTCGGGACATAAAATTTTTGGTGAAAATAAAGTTCAGGAATTGGTTGAAAAACACACACAATTACCTCAGGATATAGAATGGCATTTTATAGGTCATCTTCAAACCAACAAAGTTAAACAAATTGCTCCTTTTGTTAACTTAATTCATGGCATAGATAGTATGAAGTTACTGTTCGAAGTAGATAAAGAAGCCAAAAAAAATAACCGCATTATTGATTGTCTTCTTCAATTCCACATTGCAACCGAAGACACCAAATTCGGATTCAATTATTATGAAGTGGAAGAACTCTTGTCATCTATGGCATATCGTGAATCAAAAAATATAAGATTAACAGGAGTGATGGGAATGGCAACCTTCACAAGCGATAAAGATTTAATACAAAAAGAATTTAAAGAACTAAAAAGATATTTCGATAATCTAAAAACTTCATATTTTGCCAACAGCAATCATTTCAAAGAAATTTCAGCAGGAATGTCCGATGATTTTCAAATTGCAATAGAAGAAGGAAGCACAATGGTTCGAATAGGAACAGCCATATTTGGAGAAAGGAATAAAAGTTAA
- a CDS encoding 3-phosphoglycerate dehydrogenase: protein MTKVLIATEKPFAAAAVDGIKKIFTEAGFETVLLEKYTDPNDLIKAAADVDGLIIRSDKATRQVIEAGKNLKIIVRAGAGFDNIDLAAATEKGIVAMNTPGQNSNAVAELALGMMAFMARGCFKGISGTELKGKKLGLQAYGYVGKAVATIAKGFGMDVYAFDPFVPKEAITKDGVKVVNSVEELYSTCQYVSLHIPANDKTKKSINYALLSKMPKNATLVNTARKEVINEDDLKKIFAERQDFKYVSDIAPDCHADLLQFENRYYSTPKKQGAETSEANVNAGLAAANQIVKFIKNGDKTFQVNK from the coding sequence ATGACAAAAGTATTAATAGCAACAGAAAAGCCATTTGCTGCAGCAGCAGTTGATGGTATTAAAAAAATATTCACAGAAGCAGGTTTTGAAACCGTTCTTCTGGAAAAATACACCGACCCAAATGATTTGATAAAAGCGGCTGCCGATGTTGATGGACTAATTATCAGAAGCGACAAAGCAACGCGGCAGGTTATTGAAGCAGGGAAAAATCTCAAGATTATTGTTCGTGCAGGTGCAGGATTTGATAATATTGACCTTGCTGCAGCTACCGAAAAAGGAATAGTGGCAATGAACACTCCCGGACAAAATTCAAATGCCGTTGCCGAATTAGCGCTCGGAATGATGGCTTTCATGGCAAGAGGATGTTTTAAAGGAATTTCGGGAACAGAATTAAAAGGCAAGAAACTTGGCTTGCAAGCTTATGGTTACGTTGGAAAAGCAGTTGCAACTATTGCAAAAGGATTTGGCATGGATGTTTATGCTTTCGACCCTTTCGTACCGAAAGAAGCAATTACTAAAGACGGTGTGAAAGTTGTAAATTCCGTTGAAGAACTTTACAGCACTTGTCAGTATGTTTCATTGCATATTCCTGCAAATGATAAAACAAAAAAATCAATAAATTATGCACTTCTTTCAAAAATGCCAAAGAATGCAACACTTGTGAACACTGCGAGAAAAGAAGTTATTAACGAAGATGATTTGAAAAAGATTTTTGCTGAAAGACAGGATTTCAAGTATGTTTCCGACATAGCTCCCGACTGTCATGCTGACCTGTTGCAATTTGAAAACCGCTATTATTCAACTCCTAAAAAACAAGGAGCAGAAACGTCTGAAGCAAATGTTAATGCAGGTCTTGCTGCCGCAAATCAAATTGTAAAATTCATAAAGAACGGCGACAAAACTTTTCAGGTGAATAAATAA
- a CDS encoding head GIN domain-containing protein, whose protein sequence is MRTKILTTAAAFFFFGLFTSCHKFWQIEGNHHVITQTRNVSEFNEIVSEGDFDVAVVNDSTKELSVEAEENLLPFIETYVSNNKLIVRTKRNKNIKNHYRIIINVRSPQISGLHLSGSGKIKADTLKANEINIKLSGSGNINLAAKCGTINAYISGSGEINISGTSDKTNFDISGSGNINSYLLSQNSCYADIDGSGNIYASVEKYISVDISGSGNLHYYGNPAVETHIKGSGKVIHH, encoded by the coding sequence ATGAGGACAAAAATACTAACAACAGCCGCAGCATTTTTCTTTTTCGGATTATTTACTTCCTGCCACAAGTTTTGGCAAATAGAAGGAAATCATCATGTAATAACTCAAACCCGCAATGTTTCGGAGTTCAATGAAATTGTTTCAGAAGGAGATTTTGATGTAGCGGTTGTCAATGATTCAACAAAAGAACTCAGCGTTGAAGCCGAAGAAAATCTTCTGCCTTTTATTGAAACTTATGTTTCTAACAATAAATTAATAGTAAGAACTAAGCGAAACAAAAACATAAAAAATCATTACAGGATAATAATTAATGTGAGAAGTCCGCAAATTAGTGGTTTACATCTTTCCGGTTCGGGAAAAATTAAAGCTGATACTTTAAAAGCCAATGAAATTAATATAAAATTATCGGGCTCCGGAAACATTAATCTGGCGGCAAAATGCGGAACAATAAATGCATATATTTCCGGCTCGGGTGAAATAAATATTTCGGGAACTTCCGATAAAACGAACTTTGATATTTCGGGTTCAGGAAATATTAACAGTTATCTGCTTTCACAAAATTCATGCTATGCCGATATTGACGGTTCGGGAAATATTTATGCATCGGTTGAAAAATATATCAGTGTTGATATATCGGGAAGCGGCAATTTACATTATTATGGTAATCCGGCTGTTGAAACCCATATAAAAGGTTCGGGAAAAGTAATTCATCATTAA
- the serC gene encoding 3-phosphoserine/phosphohydroxythreonine transaminase encodes MKKVHNFNAGPSILPRIAIENTAKAVLDLNGIGMSILEISHRSKDFEAIINEASSLFKELIGVPEGYQILFLGGGASMQFCTVPFNLMNKKSAYLDTGVWASKALKEAKLFGEVNVVASSKDKNYSYIPKGFTIPTDVDYFHITTNNTIYGSEIREDFNSPVPLVADMSSDILSRPVDVSKYSLIYGGAQKNLGPAGVTFVIVKESILGKVERTIPTMLDYRTHIKEGSMFNTPPCLPIFTVLETLKWIKGLGGVKKIEEMNKAKAKLLYDAMDNSKVFVGTVEKDSRSLMNICFVMREGYKELEEEFMNLAKANSMIGIKGHRSVGGFRASTYNALPIESVQALVNLMKEFEVKYAK; translated from the coding sequence ATGAAAAAAGTTCATAATTTTAATGCAGGTCCTTCGATTCTTCCAAGGATTGCAATTGAAAACACTGCAAAAGCAGTATTAGACCTTAATGGCATAGGAATGTCAATTTTAGAAATCTCGCACAGAAGCAAAGATTTCGAAGCAATTATTAACGAAGCATCTTCATTATTTAAAGAATTAATTGGAGTTCCTGAAGGTTATCAGATATTATTTTTAGGTGGTGGAGCAAGCATGCAATTCTGTACGGTTCCTTTCAATCTTATGAATAAAAAATCTGCTTACCTTGATACAGGCGTGTGGGCAAGCAAAGCATTAAAAGAAGCAAAACTTTTCGGCGAAGTCAACGTTGTGGCTTCTTCAAAAGACAAAAATTATTCATATATTCCAAAAGGTTTTACAATACCTACAGATGTTGATTATTTTCACATCACAACAAACAATACAATTTACGGCTCGGAAATCCGCGAGGACTTTAACAGTCCGGTTCCATTAGTTGCCGACATGTCGTCCGATATTTTAAGCCGTCCTGTTGATGTATCAAAATATTCACTTATATACGGCGGAGCACAAAAAAATTTAGGTCCTGCAGGTGTTACTTTCGTTATTGTTAAAGAAAGTATTCTTGGCAAAGTTGAAAGAACTATACCGACAATGCTTGATTACAGAACACATATTAAAGAAGGTTCGATGTTCAACACTCCTCCTTGTTTGCCTATATTCACTGTTCTCGAAACATTGAAATGGATAAAAGGACTTGGCGGCGTTAAGAAAATTGAAGAAATGAATAAAGCAAAAGCAAAACTTCTTTATGATGCAATGGACAACAGCAAAGTTTTTGTTGGCACTGTTGAAAAAGATTCACGTTCACTAATGAACATTTGCTTTGTAATGAGAGAAGGATACAAAGAGTTAGAAGAAGAATTCATGAATTTAGCAAAAGCTAACAGTATGATAGGCATCAAAGGACACCGTTCAGTTGGCGGATTCAGAGCTTCAACATACAATGCACTTCCTATTGAAAGCGTTCAGGCATTAGTTAACCTGATGAAAGAATTTGAAGTGAAATATGCAAAATAG
- the gcvP gene encoding aminomethyl-transferring glycine dehydrogenase, translating to MGKDEFVKRHNGPRQSEVEKMLKVIGTSSIDGLIDETVPASIRLKQPLNLPEGMSEFQYMKHIKEIASKNKKFRTFIGMGYYSTITPNVILRNIFENPGWYTAYTPYQAEISQGRLEAVLNFQTVISDLTGFPIANASLLDEATAAAEAMLMLFNSRSRDAVKKNANKFFVSRRLFPQTIDVLKTRAEPMGIELLIGCHDEFKFDEKTFGSIVQYPAGHGEIYDYTEFVKKSHTGNCPVVVVADILSLALLTPPAEFGADVAVGSTQRLGIPLSYGGPSAAYFATKEEFKRSIPGRIIGISVDAQGNKAFRMAIQTREQHIKREKATSNICTSQVLLAVMAGMYAVYHGKCGIKKIAEKIHKKTSLLNSEITKLGYTQENEDFFDTLRITMPSGVSADEIKKNALAQKINLYYADEKTIWLSLDEATTAEEINTLIEIFAKSAKRTPSKIECSMLNSVKETLPNELIRKSSFLENEVFNSFHSETEMMRYIKKLENKDLALNRTMIPLGSCTMKLNAATEMLALSWDEFGNVHPFAPAEQTEGYNILIKELEKDLCEITGFAAISLQPNSGAQGEYAGLMVIRHYLKAKGQSNRNIVLIPASAHGTNPASAVMAGMQVVVVKCDAQGNIDTNDLKEQATKHKDNLAALMVTYPSTHGVFEESIIEINNIIHQNGGQVYMDGANMNAQVGLTSPATIGADVCHLNLHKTFAIPHGGGGPGVGPIGVAKHLVEFLPSHSVVKVGGEKGHAVSASPYGSALVLTISYAYIKMMGGKGLTEATKYAILNANYIKSKLEKYYPILYTGTKGRVAHEMILDCNSFKKDGHIEAIDIAKRLMDYGFHAPTVAFPVHGTLMVEPTESEPLAELDRFCEAMLSIRNEIDEIEKGTADITDNVIKNSPHTVNVVANSEWNHKYSREKAAFPVKGLHNDKYWTVVSRIDDAFGDRNLVCTCSNQ from the coding sequence ATGGGAAAAGACGAATTTGTAAAAAGACATAACGGTCCCCGACAAAGCGAAGTTGAAAAAATGCTTAAAGTTATCGGGACTTCCTCAATTGATGGGCTGATAGATGAAACAGTTCCAGCATCAATAAGATTAAAACAACCATTAAATCTTCCCGAAGGAATGTCGGAATTTCAATACATGAAGCACATTAAAGAGATTGCTTCAAAGAATAAAAAATTCAGAACATTCATTGGCATGGGCTATTACAGTACAATTACACCAAATGTGATTTTAAGAAATATTTTTGAAAACCCGGGTTGGTACACTGCTTACACTCCCTATCAGGCAGAAATTTCGCAGGGACGACTTGAGGCAGTTCTTAATTTTCAAACAGTAATATCCGATTTAACCGGCTTTCCGATTGCAAATGCTTCTCTTCTGGATGAAGCCACTGCCGCTGCCGAAGCAATGCTCATGCTTTTCAATTCACGTTCACGCGATGCTGTTAAAAAAAATGCAAACAAATTTTTTGTTTCACGCAGATTATTCCCTCAAACAATAGATGTTCTGAAAACAAGAGCAGAACCAATGGGAATAGAACTATTAATCGGTTGCCACGATGAATTTAAATTTGATGAAAAAACTTTTGGCTCAATAGTTCAATACCCCGCAGGTCACGGTGAGATTTATGATTACACTGAATTTGTAAAAAAATCACATACAGGAAATTGCCCTGTAGTTGTAGTTGCCGATATTTTGAGCTTGGCATTATTAACTCCACCTGCCGAATTTGGCGCTGATGTTGCTGTCGGCTCTACTCAGAGATTAGGAATACCGCTTAGTTACGGTGGCCCATCTGCTGCTTATTTTGCAACAAAAGAAGAGTTTAAACGAAGCATTCCCGGAAGAATTATCGGTATTTCGGTTGATGCACAGGGAAACAAGGCATTTCGTATGGCTATCCAGACAAGAGAGCAACACATAAAACGCGAAAAAGCAACATCGAACATTTGTACTTCACAGGTTCTGCTTGCAGTTATGGCTGGAATGTATGCAGTTTATCATGGCAAATGCGGTATTAAAAAAATTGCCGAAAAAATTCATAAAAAAACTTCTCTTTTAAATTCCGAAATTACAAAACTTGGTTACACTCAGGAAAATGAAGATTTCTTCGATACTTTGCGAATAACCATGCCTTCAGGTGTTTCCGCTGATGAAATAAAAAAGAATGCTCTAGCTCAAAAAATAAATCTTTATTATGCTGATGAAAAAACAATATGGCTCAGCTTGGATGAAGCCACAACAGCAGAAGAGATAAATACATTAATTGAAATTTTTGCAAAATCAGCAAAAAGAACTCCTTCAAAAATTGAGTGCAGCATGCTCAATTCGGTTAAAGAAACATTGCCAAATGAACTTATCAGAAAAAGCTCTTTCCTTGAAAATGAAGTTTTCAATTCATTTCATTCCGAAACCGAAATGATGAGGTATATCAAAAAACTCGAAAATAAAGATTTGGCGTTAAACAGAACAATGATACCACTTGGTTCATGCACAATGAAACTTAATGCTGCAACAGAAATGCTCGCATTAAGCTGGGATGAATTCGGTAATGTTCATCCGTTTGCTCCCGCAGAACAAACCGAAGGGTATAATATTTTAATAAAAGAACTGGAAAAAGATTTATGCGAAATTACAGGTTTTGCAGCTATTTCCTTGCAGCCTAATTCGGGTGCGCAGGGCGAATATGCAGGATTGATGGTTATCCGCCATTACCTCAAGGCAAAAGGACAAAGTAACAGAAATATAGTATTAATTCCCGCATCGGCTCATGGAACAAATCCTGCAAGTGCTGTTATGGCAGGAATGCAGGTAGTAGTTGTAAAATGCGATGCTCAGGGAAATATTGATACAAACGATTTGAAGGAACAAGCAACAAAACATAAAGATAATCTTGCTGCGCTAATGGTAACCTATCCTTCAACACATGGTGTTTTTGAAGAAAGCATAATTGAAATAAATAATATCATTCACCAGAATGGCGGACAGGTTTATATGGACGGAGCTAATATGAACGCACAGGTTGGACTGACAAGTCCGGCAACTATTGGCGCCGACGTTTGCCATTTGAATCTGCATAAAACATTTGCAATACCTCATGGCGGAGGCGGTCCCGGTGTTGGTCCTATCGGTGTTGCAAAACATTTAGTTGAATTTTTACCATCACATTCGGTAGTTAAAGTAGGTGGTGAAAAAGGACATGCCGTTTCGGCTTCTCCTTATGGAAGTGCATTAGTTTTGACAATTTCTTATGCCTATATAAAGATGATGGGCGGCAAAGGATTAACAGAAGCCACAAAGTATGCAATACTGAATGCAAATTATATAAAATCAAAACTTGAAAAATATTATCCGATTCTTTACACCGGAACAAAAGGCAGAGTGGCTCATGAAATGATTCTCGACTGCAACTCTTTTAAAAAAGACGGACACATTGAAGCGATTGATATTGCCAAACGGCTTATGGACTATGGCTTTCATGCTCCCACAGTTGCATTTCCTGTTCACGGAACATTAATGGTTGAGCCAACCGAAAGTGAGCCATTAGCCGAACTTGACAGATTTTGCGAAGCAATGCTCTCGATAAGAAATGAAATTGACGAAATTGAAAAAGGCACCGCTGACATTACAGATAATGTAATTAAAAACTCACCGCACACCGTAAATGTTGTTGCAAACTCCGAATGGAATCACAAATACAGCAGAGAAAAAGCAGCATTTCCGGTTAAAGGTTTACACAACGACAAATATTGGACTGTCGTAAGCCGCATTGACGATGCTTTTGGCGACAGAAATCTGGTTTGTACTTGTTCCAACCAATAA
- a CDS encoding four helix bundle protein produces MESGVGSFVVSKDEIFNFEKLNVYQKSLAFLDLVYKTSDTFPKMENFALTNQFIRAAQSISLNIAEGSGNTVPLFIRYLNIAKSSVRECIVCVSIAKRRKYINEEIEIILRNQLILISKMISGLITSLKK; encoded by the coding sequence ATGGAGTCAGGTGTTGGGAGTTTTGTAGTAAGTAAAGATGAAATATTCAATTTTGAGAAACTTAATGTTTATCAAAAATCATTAGCGTTTTTAGACTTAGTTTATAAAACTTCTGATACTTTTCCTAAAATGGAAAATTTTGCATTAACAAATCAATTTATTAGAGCTGCTCAATCTATATCGTTGAATATAGCTGAAGGTTCTGGAAATACGGTACCATTATTTATAAGATATTTGAATATTGCAAAATCTTCGGTTCGCGAATGTATTGTTTGTGTTTCAATAGCTAAGCGAAGAAAATATATTAATGAGGAAATAGAAATTATATTAAGGAATCAATTAATTTTAATTTCTAAAATGATTAGTGGATTAATCACAAGTTTGAAAAAATAA
- a CDS encoding T9SS type A sorting domain-containing protein yields the protein MKKFTFTVLFAAFCFSINAQIIATPNGDAKVNSSIIQPAQRLVDTIHAAYFSQATCADSLWVQGVVGGGFVTGNNPYYNQLFQSISGLSGTNEVTGALGFFYTKNPSGQGNSNTYMKIYNVTAGKKPTGSALGTSTAILAKNLTDIPNKTLFTFSTPVALGSATSFAVVFCAPTATDTAAVRSSKNKLLESTTCKNYYADSAGAYYSSTWWSFTGLFNSPNAWELAIDVIINQTSNIQTDGYFQGLKLNTYPNPTVSSTKIVYELSKNTEYVNFDLYDATGKLIYSSSESNRSAGRYSFDLDLAKYGKGMYVYSIGTEYGRITKQLIAQ from the coding sequence ATGAAAAAATTTACGTTTACAGTGTTGTTTGCTGCATTTTGTTTCAGTATAAATGCGCAAATTATTGCTACTCCAAATGGAGATGCAAAGGTTAACAGCAGTATTATTCAGCCCGCACAGAGATTAGTTGATACTATTCATGCAGCTTATTTCAGCCAGGCAACTTGTGCTGACTCATTATGGGTTCAAGGTGTAGTTGGAGGCGGCTTTGTTACAGGAAACAATCCTTATTACAACCAATTATTTCAGAGTATTTCCGGCTTAAGTGGTACAAACGAAGTAACAGGTGCATTAGGCTTCTTTTACACAAAAAACCCTTCGGGACAAGGAAATTCAAATACATATATGAAAATATATAATGTAACAGCAGGAAAGAAACCAACAGGAAGTGCATTAGGCACAAGCACTGCAATTTTAGCTAAAAACCTTACTGACATTCCAAATAAAACATTATTTACATTTTCAACCCCGGTTGCATTAGGGTCAGCAACGTCATTTGCGGTAGTTTTTTGTGCTCCCACTGCTACTGATACCGCTGCTGTTAGGTCTTCAAAAAATAAACTTCTTGAATCAACAACTTGTAAAAATTATTATGCTGATTCGGCTGGTGCTTATTATAGTTCAACATGGTGGTCATTTACCGGTTTGTTTAATTCTCCTAATGCATGGGAATTGGCTATTGATGTAATTATAAATCAAACATCAAATATTCAAACCGACGGTTATTTCCAGGGATTAAAATTAAATACTTATCCTAACCCAACTGTAAGCTCAACAAAAATAGTTTATGAATTATCAAAGAATACAGAATATGTAAATTTTGATTTATATGATGCAACAGGAAAGTTAATTTATTCAAGTTCTGAAAGCAACAGAAGTGCGGGTAGGTATTCCTTTGATTTAGATTTGGCCAAATATGGCAAAGGAATGTATGTTTACTCAATTGGCACAGAATACGGAAGAATTACAAAGCAATTAATTGCTCAATAA
- a CDS encoding DUF1015 family protein: MAILKAFKGLRPPKEIVKEIAARPYDVLSSNEARIEAKGNKYSLLHITKPEIDLGENVDEHEPQVYEKARKNFDMFRENGWLAPDEKDCLYIYAQTMEGRTQYGIVGCAGVTDYLNNIIKKHELTRKDKEEDRMKHVRVNNANIEPVFFTYPAVKEVDEIVADVVKNQKPEYDFVADDGFGHHFWVIKDDKIINKLIELFAKIPSLYVADGHHRTAAAALVGNEKKQKNPNHTGKEEYNFFLAVIFPGNQLHIIDYNRVMKDLNGLSKAELFEKLSKSFDVQEKGTEIYKPNKMHNFSMYIDGKWYSLTAKPGTYNDNDPIGGLDVTILSNLVLDNIFGIKDLRTDKRIDFIGGIRGLGELKKRVDSGEMKVAFALYPVPIQQLFNIADTGNIMPPKTTWFEPKLRSGLVVHLLD; this comes from the coding sequence ATGGCAATATTAAAAGCATTCAAAGGACTACGTCCGCCGAAAGAAATTGTAAAGGAAATTGCAGCACGCCCGTATGATGTGCTGAGTTCAAATGAAGCAAGAATTGAAGCGAAAGGAAACAAATATTCGCTGCTTCATATTACAAAACCCGAAATTGACTTGGGAGAAAATGTTGATGAGCACGAACCGCAGGTTTATGAAAAAGCAAGAAAAAATTTCGATATGTTCAGAGAAAACGGATGGCTTGCTCCCGACGAAAAAGATTGTCTTTACATTTATGCGCAAACAATGGAAGGCAGAACACAATACGGAATCGTTGGCTGTGCAGGTGTTACAGATTATCTGAATAACATTATAAAAAAACATGAGCTAACAAGAAAAGATAAAGAAGAAGACCGCATGAAACATGTTCGTGTGAATAATGCAAATATAGAGCCCGTTTTCTTTACTTATCCTGCCGTTAAAGAAGTTGATGAAATAGTTGCCGATGTTGTAAAAAATCAGAAGCCAGAATATGATTTTGTGGCAGATGACGGCTTCGGACATCATTTTTGGGTTATAAAAGATGATAAAATCATAAACAAACTTATCGAGTTGTTTGCAAAAATTCCTTCTCTTTATGTTGCCGACGGTCATCATCGCACTGCTGCCGCAGCACTTGTAGGAAATGAAAAAAAACAGAAAAATCCGAACCACACAGGAAAAGAAGAATATAATTTTTTCCTCGCTGTAATATTTCCCGGAAATCAACTGCATATTATAGATTATAATCGTGTTATGAAGGATTTGAACGGATTATCGAAAGCCGAATTGTTTGAAAAACTCAGTAAATCTTTTGATGTTCAGGAAAAAGGAACTGAAATTTACAAGCCGAATAAAATGCACAATTTCAGCATGTATATTGACGGTAAATGGTATTCATTGACTGCAAAGCCCGGGACATACAACGATAACGACCCCATCGGAGGACTTGATGTTACAATACTATCAAACCTTGTTCTTGATAATATTTTTGGAATAAAAGATTTGAGAACTGATAAAAGAATTGATTTTATTGGTGGAATAAGAGGACTGGGTGAATTAAAAAAACGCGTTGACAGCGGCGAAATGAAAGTTGCTTTTGCTCTTTATCCTGTTCCGATTCAGCAATTATTCAATATTGCCGACACAGGAAATATAATGCCACCAAAAACTACATGGTTCGAACCAAAATTAAGAAGCGGATTGGTAGTGCATTTGCTGGATTAA